The following are from one region of the Gambusia affinis linkage group LG02, SWU_Gaff_1.0, whole genome shotgun sequence genome:
- the LOC122824543 gene encoding beta-1,3-galactosyltransferase 1-like isoform X1, giving the protein MTAVHRRQKMRNTDQHAEDKNCLTLSRSQCCFFFLVLGVVLLYCSTNIRNMVPVWNLKWSMQNNSTNSAAELPETTSVATTQEPTTQRQSTVSSRVTKKTPETQTAQRIAAPYVSPGPYLVEYPYEYHFTINEELKCKQENPFVVLIVQVAPRNRAHRDIIRNSWGSEKLVNNQVVALFFLLGMQTGDDAEQVHRQLLQESREHHDLIQGDFVDCYKNLTIKTMVMLEWLNSYCSSAAYAMKIDSDMFLNVPNLVNLLLKAPRTNYMTGLVAHGGRVSRDPNFKFYMPVDLMSEDVYPPYALGLGYILSLDLTKKLVEASRHVKALYIEDVYLGLCMRQLGIRPTDPPDWNLFHVLPLSYSRCEYSNIIATTTLENMDLLWIWRDFKKPGPYC; this is encoded by the exons ATGACCGCGGTCCACCGGCG acagaaaATGAGGAATACTGATCAACATGCAGAAGACAAGAACTGTCTTACTTTGTCACGAAGTCAgtgctgcttcttctttttggtTCTGGGAGTTGTGCTGCTttactgcagcacaaacataaGGAACATGGTACCTGTCTGGAACCTTAAATGGTCGAtgcaaaataattcaacaaacTCCGCTGCTGAACTTCCAGAAACTACGAGCGTCGCCACAACGCAGGAGCCAACGACTCAACGGCAGAGTACAGTTTCATCACGAGTCACCAAGAAGACGCCAGAAACCCAGACTGCCCAACGGATAGCGGCTCCTTATGTGTCTCCTGGACCGTACTTGGTGGAGTACCCCTATGAGTACCACTTCACTATCAACGAGGAACTGAAATGTAAGCAGGAGAATCCGTTTGTGGTTCTGATCGTACAAGTGGCACCACGCAACCGAGCTCATCGCGACATCATCCGTAACAGCTGGGGAAGTGAGAAGCTGGTTAACAACCAAGTGGTGGCGCTGTTCTTCCTGCTGGGGATGCAGACTGGAGACGATGCAGAGCAGGTCCACcggcagctgctgcaggagagcagagagCATCACGACCTCATCCAGGGAGACTTTGTGGACTGCTACAAGAACCTGACCATAAAGACCATGGTGATGCTGGAGTGGCTGAACTCCTACTGCTCCAGCGCCGCTTACGCCATGAAAATCGATTCAGACATGTTTCTAAATGTTCCCAATCTGGTCAACTTGCTCCTCAAAGCTCCAAGGACAAACTACATGACCGGCCTGGTGGCACATGGAGGACGAGTCTCCAGAGATCCCAATTTCAAGTTCTACATGCCTGTTGATCTTATGAGCGAAGATGTTTATCCTCCCTATGCTCTGGGTCTGGGCTACATTTTGTCTTTGGATCTCACCAAAAAGCTCGTTGAGGCTTCCAGACACGTTAAGGCTCTTTACATTGAAGATGTATATTTGGGTTTATGTATGAGACAGCTGGGTATCCGTCCAACAGATCCCCCAGATTGGAACCTCTTCCACGTTCTTCCTCTGAGTTACAGTCGCTGTGAATACTCTAATATTATCGCGACCACAACTCTGGAAAATATGGACCTTCTTTGGATTTGGAGAGACTTTAAGAAACCGGGTCCGTACTGTTGA
- the LOC122824543 gene encoding beta-1,3-galactosyltransferase 1-like isoform X2, which yields MRNTDQHAEDKNCLTLSRSQCCFFFLVLGVVLLYCSTNIRNMVPVWNLKWSMQNNSTNSAAELPETTSVATTQEPTTQRQSTVSSRVTKKTPETQTAQRIAAPYVSPGPYLVEYPYEYHFTINEELKCKQENPFVVLIVQVAPRNRAHRDIIRNSWGSEKLVNNQVVALFFLLGMQTGDDAEQVHRQLLQESREHHDLIQGDFVDCYKNLTIKTMVMLEWLNSYCSSAAYAMKIDSDMFLNVPNLVNLLLKAPRTNYMTGLVAHGGRVSRDPNFKFYMPVDLMSEDVYPPYALGLGYILSLDLTKKLVEASRHVKALYIEDVYLGLCMRQLGIRPTDPPDWNLFHVLPLSYSRCEYSNIIATTTLENMDLLWIWRDFKKPGPYC from the coding sequence ATGAGGAATACTGATCAACATGCAGAAGACAAGAACTGTCTTACTTTGTCACGAAGTCAgtgctgcttcttctttttggtTCTGGGAGTTGTGCTGCTttactgcagcacaaacataaGGAACATGGTACCTGTCTGGAACCTTAAATGGTCGAtgcaaaataattcaacaaacTCCGCTGCTGAACTTCCAGAAACTACGAGCGTCGCCACAACGCAGGAGCCAACGACTCAACGGCAGAGTACAGTTTCATCACGAGTCACCAAGAAGACGCCAGAAACCCAGACTGCCCAACGGATAGCGGCTCCTTATGTGTCTCCTGGACCGTACTTGGTGGAGTACCCCTATGAGTACCACTTCACTATCAACGAGGAACTGAAATGTAAGCAGGAGAATCCGTTTGTGGTTCTGATCGTACAAGTGGCACCACGCAACCGAGCTCATCGCGACATCATCCGTAACAGCTGGGGAAGTGAGAAGCTGGTTAACAACCAAGTGGTGGCGCTGTTCTTCCTGCTGGGGATGCAGACTGGAGACGATGCAGAGCAGGTCCACcggcagctgctgcaggagagcagagagCATCACGACCTCATCCAGGGAGACTTTGTGGACTGCTACAAGAACCTGACCATAAAGACCATGGTGATGCTGGAGTGGCTGAACTCCTACTGCTCCAGCGCCGCTTACGCCATGAAAATCGATTCAGACATGTTTCTAAATGTTCCCAATCTGGTCAACTTGCTCCTCAAAGCTCCAAGGACAAACTACATGACCGGCCTGGTGGCACATGGAGGACGAGTCTCCAGAGATCCCAATTTCAAGTTCTACATGCCTGTTGATCTTATGAGCGAAGATGTTTATCCTCCCTATGCTCTGGGTCTGGGCTACATTTTGTCTTTGGATCTCACCAAAAAGCTCGTTGAGGCTTCCAGACACGTTAAGGCTCTTTACATTGAAGATGTATATTTGGGTTTATGTATGAGACAGCTGGGTATCCGTCCAACAGATCCCCCAGATTGGAACCTCTTCCACGTTCTTCCTCTGAGTTACAGTCGCTGTGAATACTCTAATATTATCGCGACCACAACTCTGGAAAATATGGACCTTCTTTGGATTTGGAGAGACTTTAAGAAACCGGGTCCGTACTGTTGA
- the LOC122824529 gene encoding beta-1,3-galactosyltransferase 1-like, with product MKNDVRPAENRRCFGFSRRHNFLFLVVLGVVLFVYCTNIRDTGPEWNPKEWMKNHSTKLLTVFGKQSNVSKNTGFTGFPDGNSAAELPETTSVATTQEPTTQQQRTVSSRVTKKTPETQTAQRIAAPYVSPGPYLVEYPYEYHFTINEELKCKQENPFVVLIVQVAPRNRAHRDIIRNSWGSEKLVNNQVVALFFLLGMQTGDDAEQVHRQLLQESREHHDLIQGDFVDCYKNLTIKTMVMLEWLNSYCSSAAYAMKIDSDMFLNVPNLVDLLLKAPRTNYMTGLVTQGGRVSRNPNSKWFLPIEVFSEDVYPPYALGLGYILSLDLTKKLVEASRHIKPLYIEDIYLGLCMRHLGIHLTDPSGYSFHFFPIQYSRCKYSKIIATTTLENMDRLWIWRDFKKPGRYC from the coding sequence ATGAAGAATGATGTCAGACCAGCAGAAAACAGGAGATGTTTTGGCTTTTCACGGCGccacaactttttatttcttgtggtTCTCGGAGTTGTACTTTTTGTCTACTGCACCAACATCCGGGACACGGGGCCCGAGTGGAACCCCAAAGAGTGGATGAAGAATCATTCAACCAAACTACTCACTGTGTTCGGAAAACAAAGCAACGTCTCCAAAAACACAGGATTTACAGGGTTTCCAGACGGAAACTCCGCTGCTGAACTTCCTGAAACTACGAGCGTCGCCACAACGCAGGAGCCAACGACTCAACAGCAGAGGACAGTTTCATCACGAGTCACCAAGAAGACGCCAGAAACCCAGACTGCCCAACGGATAGCGGCTCCTTATGTGTCTCCTGGACCGTACTTGGTGGAGTACCCCTATGAGTACCACTTCACTATCAACGAGGAACTGAAATGTAAGCAGGAGAATCCGTTTGTGGTTCTGATCGTACAAGTGGCGCCACGCAACCGAGCTCATCGCGACATCATCCGTAACAGCTGGGGAAGTGAGAAGCTGGTTAACAACCAAGTGGTGGCGCTGTTCTTCCTGCTGGGGATGCAGACTGGAGACGATGCAGAGCAGGTCCACcggcagctgctgcaggagagcagagagCATCACGACCTCATCCAGGGAGACTTTGTGGACTGTTACAAGAACCTGACCATAAAGACCATGGTGATGCTGGAGTGGCTGAACTCCTACTGCTCCAGCGCCGCTTACGCCATGAAAATCGATTCAGACATGTTTCTAAATGTTCCCAATCTGGTCGACTTGCTCCTCAAAGCTCCAAGGACAAACTACATGACCGGCCTGGTGACACAAGGAGGACGAGTCTCCAGAAATCCCAACTCCAAATGGTTCTTACCTATTGAAGTTTTCAGTGAAGATGTTTATCCTCCCTATGCTCTGGGTCTGGGCTACATTTTGTCTTTGGATCTCACCAAAAAGCTCGTTGAGGCTTCCAGACACATTAAGCCTCTTTATATTGAAGATATATATTTGGGTTTATGTATGAGACACCTGGGTATCCATCTAACAGATCCATCGGGTTACTCCTTCCACTTTTTTCCTATACAATACAGTCGCTGTAAATACTCAAAGATTATCGCGACCACAACTCTGGAAAATATGGACCGTCTTTGGATTTGGAGAGACTTTAAGAAACCGGGTCGGTACTGTTGA
- the LOC122824559 gene encoding beta-1,3-galactosyltransferase 1-like, with amino-acid sequence MKSSDILSQKQCFFFFLVLGVVLLYCSTNIRNMVPVWNLKWSMQNNSTNSAAELPETTSVATTQEPTTQRQSTVSSRVTKKTPETQTAQRIAAPYVSPGPYLVEYPYEYHFTINEELKCKQENPFVVLMVQVAPRNRAHRDIVRNSWGSEKLVNNQVVALVFLLGMQTGDDAEQVHRQLLQESREHHDLIQGDFVDCYKNLTIKTMVMLEWLNSYCSSAAYAMKIDSDMFLNVPNLVNLLLKAPRTNYMTGLVTHAERVSRDPNFKFYMPVDLMSEDVYPPYAYGLGYILSLDLTKKLVEASRHVKALYIEDVYLGLCMRQLGIRPTDPPDWNLFHLRALSYSRCEFSKIIATTTLENMDLLWTWRDFKKPGPYC; translated from the coding sequence ATGAAGAGCAGTGATATTCTGTCACAAAAACaatgcttcttcttctttttggttCTGGGAGTTGTGCTGCTttactgcagcacaaacataaGGAACATGGTACCTGTCTGGAACCTTAAATGGTCGAtgcaaaataattcaacaaacTCCGCTGCTGAACTTCCTGAAACTACGAGCGTCGCCACAACGCAGGAGCCAACGACTCAACGGCAGAGTACAGTTTCATCACGAGTCACCAAGAAGACACCAGAAACCCAGACTGCCCAACGGATAGCGGCTCCTTATGTGTCTCCTGGACCGTACTTGGTGGAGTACCCCTATGAGTACCACTTCACTATCAACGAGGAACTGAAATGTAAGCAGGAGAATCCGTTTGTGGTTCTGATGGTACAAGTGGCGCCACGCAACCGAGCTCATCGCGACATCGTCCGTAACAGCTGGGGAAGTGAGAAGCTGGTTAACAACCAAGTGGTGGCGCTGGTCTTCCTGCTGGGGATGCAGACTGGAGACGATGCAGAGCAGGTCCACcggcagctgctgcaggagagcagagagCATCACGACCTCATCCAGGGAGACTTTGTGGACTGCTACAAGAACCTGACCATAAAGACCATGGTGATGCTGGAGTGGCTGAACTCCTACTGCTCCAGCGCCGCTTACGCCATGAAAATCGATTCAGACATGTTTCTAAATGTTCCCAATCTGGTCAACTTGCTCCTCAAAGCTCCAAGGACAAACTACATGACCGGTCTGGTGACACATGCAGAACGAGTCTCCAGAGATCCCAATTTCAAGTTCTACATGCCTGTTGATCTTATGAGCGAAGATGTTTATCCTCCCTATGCTTACGGTCTGGGCTACATTTTGTCTTTGGATCTCACCAAAAAGCTCGTTGAGGCTTCCAGACACGTTAAGGCTCTTTACATTGAAGATGTATATTTGGGTTTATGTATGAGACAGCTGGGTATCCGTCCAACAGATCCCCCAGATTGGAACCTCTTCCACCTTCGTGCTCTGAGTTACAGTCGCTGTGAATTCTCCAAGATTATTGCGACCACAACTCTGGAAAATATGGACCTTCTTTGGACTTGGAGAGACTTTAAGAAACCGGGTCCGTACTGTTGA